The following coding sequences are from one Frigoribacterium sp. Leaf415 window:
- a CDS encoding dihydrolipoyl dehydrogenase family protein has protein sequence MTTYDLIVIGAGAVGENVADYATRNGLKVGLVEAELVGGECSYWACMPSKALLRSSAVVRAAKSLDGAKQAVTGDVDVAAVLRRRDSFTSNWDDSGQADWVEGAGIDLIRGHATITGVKEVTVNGEVHQAKYAVAAVTGSSALLPDIPGLAEAKPWTSREATSVKSMPQSVVIVGGGVVAAEMATAYQQLGSTVTLIARSGLLGGQEPFAGELVADSLRGLGVDVRLGVSPSNVLRTEHDTVEVTLDDDSTVIADEIVVATGRVPRTSDLGLENVGLTPGEWLDVDDTMLVKGTDWLYGVGDVNHRALLTHQGKYQARAAGEVIAARAFGKPVQAEPWGAHVATADDAAVPQVTFTDPEVASVGLTADAAGKRGIDVKVVDYDLAAVAGSAIHSDEYKGQARLVVDESRKVIVGATFVGPDVSDLLHAATIAVVGEVPIDRLWHAVPSYPTVSEVWLRLLDTYGRP, from the coding sequence ATGACGACTTATGACCTCATCGTGATCGGAGCCGGCGCTGTCGGCGAGAACGTGGCCGACTACGCCACCCGCAACGGCCTCAAGGTGGGCCTCGTCGAAGCCGAGCTCGTCGGTGGCGAGTGCTCGTACTGGGCGTGCATGCCCTCGAAGGCGCTGCTGCGGTCCAGCGCCGTCGTCCGCGCCGCCAAGTCGCTCGACGGGGCCAAGCAGGCCGTGACCGGCGACGTCGACGTCGCCGCCGTGCTACGTCGCCGTGACTCGTTCACCAGCAACTGGGACGACTCGGGCCAGGCCGACTGGGTCGAGGGGGCCGGGATCGACCTGATCCGCGGGCACGCCACGATCACCGGCGTGAAGGAGGTCACGGTGAACGGCGAGGTGCACCAGGCGAAATACGCCGTCGCCGCGGTGACCGGATCGTCGGCGCTGCTGCCCGACATCCCCGGCCTCGCCGAGGCGAAGCCCTGGACCAGCCGCGAGGCCACCAGCGTGAAGTCGATGCCGCAGAGCGTCGTCATCGTCGGCGGCGGCGTCGTCGCGGCCGAGATGGCCACGGCGTACCAGCAGCTCGGCTCGACCGTCACCCTGATCGCGCGCAGCGGTCTGCTCGGCGGTCAGGAGCCCTTCGCCGGCGAACTCGTCGCCGACTCGCTCCGCGGCCTCGGCGTCGACGTGCGCCTCGGCGTCTCGCCCTCGAACGTGCTGCGCACCGAGCACGACACGGTCGAGGTCACCCTCGACGACGACTCGACGGTGATCGCCGACGAGATCGTCGTCGCGACCGGACGCGTGCCCCGCACCTCCGACCTCGGCCTCGAGAACGTCGGGCTGACCCCCGGCGAGTGGCTCGACGTCGACGACACCATGCTCGTCAAGGGCACCGACTGGCTCTACGGCGTGGGCGACGTCAACCACCGCGCACTGTTGACCCACCAGGGCAAGTACCAGGCCCGCGCCGCCGGCGAGGTCATCGCCGCCCGCGCGTTCGGCAAGCCCGTGCAGGCCGAGCCGTGGGGCGCCCACGTCGCCACGGCCGACGACGCGGCCGTGCCGCAGGTCACCTTCACCGACCCCGAGGTCGCGAGCGTCGGCCTCACCGCCGACGCCGCCGGCAAGCGCGGCATCGACGTCAAGGTCGTCGACTACGACCTCGCGGCCGTCGCCGGCTCGGCGATCCACTCCGACGAGTACAAGGGTCAGGCGCGCCTGGTCGTCGACGAGTCCCGCAAGGTGATCGTCGGTGCGACCTTCGTCGGCCCGGACGTCAGCGACCTGTTGCACGCCGCCACGATCGCCGTCGTCGGCGAGGTGCCGATCGACCGGCTCTGGCACGCCGTCCCCTCGTACCCCACGGTCAGCGAGGTCTGGCTGCGACTGCTGGACACCTACGGCCGTCCGTGA
- a CDS encoding CsbD family protein produces the protein MGLDDKIKNAAQDIAGKAKEALGDRKGDDELKAEGQKDQAGASAKKVGEDVKDVFK, from the coding sequence ATGGGACTCGACGACAAGATCAAGAACGCCGCTCAGGACATCGCCGGCAAGGCGAAAGAAGCTCTCGGCGACCGCAAGGGCGACGACGAGCTGAAGGCCGAAGGTCAGAAGGACCAGGCCGGTGCCTCCGCCAAGAAGGTCGGCGAAGACGTCAAAGACGTCTTCAAGTAG
- a CDS encoding crotonase/enoyl-CoA hydratase family protein, with protein MSADRTSADPVDPAASGDDRPRVTVERDGHVLLIGLDRPEKRNAADLRMLRELALAYGELDHDPDLRVGLLFAHGDHFTAGLDLGDVVPAVTAEGLDVVPEGGLDPWQVHGRQVSKPVVMAVQGTCLTLGVELALASDVVVASRDARFGQIEVSRAILPFGGATIRLPRRVGWGDAMRYLMTGDLLDAEEARRIGVVQDLVDVGSAFDHALDLARRIAAQAPLAVQATLANARLAVREGDAAAEARLQPELVRLLASDDARIGFEAFVSRTAAEFTGR; from the coding sequence ATGAGCGCCGACCGGACGAGCGCCGACCCGGTGGACCCCGCCGCCTCGGGCGACGACCGTCCGCGCGTGACGGTCGAGCGCGACGGCCACGTGCTGCTCATCGGCCTCGACCGGCCAGAGAAGCGCAACGCGGCCGACCTGCGGATGCTGCGCGAGCTGGCCCTGGCCTACGGCGAGCTCGACCACGACCCCGACCTGCGCGTCGGGCTGCTCTTCGCCCACGGCGACCACTTCACCGCCGGCCTCGACCTCGGCGACGTCGTGCCCGCGGTGACCGCCGAGGGCCTCGACGTCGTCCCCGAGGGGGGCCTCGATCCGTGGCAGGTGCACGGTCGCCAGGTGAGCAAGCCCGTGGTCATGGCCGTGCAGGGCACCTGCCTGACGCTGGGCGTCGAACTCGCCCTGGCGAGCGACGTCGTGGTGGCGAGCCGCGACGCCCGCTTCGGCCAGATCGAGGTGAGCCGGGCCATCCTGCCGTTCGGCGGCGCGACCATCCGCCTCCCCCGCCGGGTCGGCTGGGGCGACGCGATGCGCTACCTGATGACCGGCGACCTCCTCGACGCCGAGGAGGCGCGGCGAATCGGGGTCGTGCAAGACCTGGTCGACGTCGGGTCGGCTTTCGACCACGCCCTCGACCTCGCCCGGCGGATCGCGGCGCAGGCTCCCCTGGCCGTGCAGGCGACGCTGGCGAACGCCCGGCTCGCGGTGCGCGAGGGCGATGCCGCGGCCGAGGCCCGACTGCAACCCGAGCTCGTGCGGCTGCTCGCCTCGGACGACGCCCGGATCGGGTTCGAGGCCTTCGTCTCGCGGACCGCCGCCGAGTTCACGGGACGCTGA
- a CDS encoding arginase family protein, with translation MRFVVVPQWQGSPSSRAMRLAEGAYAILGDLPSTATTMVEVPVGAGDSLGTRVHRLSSVLTIAESVGRELRTDDSPAIVVGGDCGVEFAAVRHAVTPRTAVVWFDAHPDLHSPRSSESGAFSGMVLRALIGDATEDLPTIGPGPTPEPLDPARVVLAGARSYDDAEDRYIESRHVRTVSSLDFDPAEVVAAVEASGATEVYLHVDLDVLDPGVIEGLLDPQPFGLELSVLIETITALKERFTLVGAGLCSFAPVDAEAASDDLGAILRILGALSR, from the coding sequence GTGAGGTTCGTCGTGGTTCCACAGTGGCAGGGTTCTCCGTCGTCGCGCGCGATGCGGCTCGCCGAGGGCGCCTACGCGATCCTCGGCGACCTCCCGTCGACGGCCACCACCATGGTCGAGGTCCCGGTGGGTGCGGGTGACTCGCTCGGCACGCGGGTGCACCGGCTCTCGTCGGTGCTCACCATCGCCGAGTCGGTCGGACGCGAGCTGCGGACCGACGACTCCCCCGCGATCGTGGTGGGCGGCGACTGCGGCGTCGAGTTCGCGGCCGTCCGTCATGCCGTCACCCCTCGCACCGCCGTCGTCTGGTTCGACGCCCACCCCGATCTCCACAGCCCGCGCAGCAGCGAGAGCGGTGCCTTCAGCGGCATGGTGCTGCGGGCCCTGATCGGCGACGCCACCGAAGACCTCCCGACCATCGGCCCCGGCCCGACGCCCGAGCCGCTCGACCCTGCCCGGGTCGTGCTCGCGGGGGCGCGCAGCTACGACGACGCCGAAGACCGCTACATCGAGAGCCGTCACGTCCGCACGGTGTCGTCGCTCGACTTCGACCCCGCCGAGGTGGTCGCCGCCGTCGAGGCCTCGGGGGCCACCGAGGTCTACCTGCACGTCGACCTCGACGTGCTCGACCCGGGAGTGATCGAGGGCCTGCTCGACCCCCAGCCGTTCGGCCTCGAGCTGAGCGTCCTGATCGAGACGATCACGGCCCTGAAGGAGCGCTTCACCCTCGTCGGCGCCGGCCTGTGCTCGTTCGCGCCGGTCGACGCCGAGGCGGCCTCCGACGACCTGGGCGCGATCCTGCGCATCCTCGGGGCCCTGTCGCGATGA
- a CDS encoding PspA/IM30 family protein, translating into MAKQSIFGRIAQLTRANINSLLDQAEDPSKMLDQMVRDYTNSIAEAEEAVATTIGNLRLLEQDHAEDVAAAADWERKALAASNKADELRSSGNTVDADKFDALARVALGKQLQSEKEAKTAEPQIASQTDVVDKLKTGLTGMRSKLDQLAAKRDELNARSKTVEAQTKVADAVQSIDILDPTSEISRFEDKVRREEAKMLGRQELAASSLDAQFESLDDLGEQTEVDARLAALKLGALDK; encoded by the coding sequence ATGGCAAAGCAGTCGATCTTCGGACGCATCGCGCAACTGACCCGCGCGAACATCAACAGCCTGCTCGACCAGGCCGAGGACCCCAGCAAGATGCTGGACCAGATGGTCCGCGACTACACCAACAGCATCGCCGAGGCAGAAGAGGCCGTCGCGACCACGATCGGCAACCTGCGCCTGCTCGAGCAGGACCACGCCGAGGACGTCGCCGCCGCCGCCGACTGGGAGCGCAAGGCACTGGCCGCGAGCAACAAGGCCGACGAACTGCGCTCGTCGGGCAACACGGTCGACGCCGACAAGTTCGACGCCCTCGCCCGCGTGGCCCTCGGCAAGCAGCTGCAGAGCGAGAAGGAGGCGAAGACCGCCGAACCGCAGATCGCCTCCCAGACCGATGTCGTCGACAAGCTCAAGACGGGGCTCACGGGCATGCGGTCCAAGCTCGACCAGCTCGCCGCCAAGCGCGACGAACTCAACGCGCGCTCGAAGACCGTCGAGGCGCAGACCAAGGTCGCCGACGCCGTCCAGAGCATCGACATCCTCGACCCGACGAGCGAGATCAGCCGCTTCGAGGACAAGGTCCGACGCGAAGAGGCCAAGATGCTCGGTCGTCAAGAGCTCGCCGCCTCGAGCCTCGACGCGCAGTTCGAGAGCCTGGACGACCTCGGCGAGCAGACCGAGGTCGACGCCCGCCTCGCCGCCCTCAAGCTCGGCGCGCTCGACAAGTGA
- a CDS encoding TPM domain-containing protein, producing MSTSATTGRRSTIRAVTAVTTAILTLVGAVALGAVPAHAVEPVDLSGAYVVDQADVLSSADETEVTDALDRLSTDTGVNLFVVYVDSFSSPADRTAWGEATASLNQLGTNDVLLSVAVDDQLYDLSADTSVISESDRQALQTDVVVPELRDGDWAGAAVALADGIRSDEAGPDLSWVLWALLVLVLVAVALAFVFVVRRARRRRREFDAQKADQDELDKRAARVLVALDDELTAGEHEVGFAAAQFGDDAARPFAEALDAARVHAREAFALQQKLDDSVPDSPEQRREWTTRIIELCEAADTSLAEQSAAFDELREAESRAPRDVAALPGEIETRRARLVKARTVIGELTTIYSARAVASIDQNDDQADRLLEFADERTRTAATAVASSSTSEAVIAVREARQALAQVDQLLSAVDGAAESLRTAGGTISAMTLDLRRDIATAEGLPDGSAPQGVDVAGSVSAARASVARAETTTDDPLAVVASLGAANDRIDQVLAAVREDTEKQRRAQAALDQALLTARSQISATRDFIETRRGGIGPQPRTRLSEAERHLATAVSLATSDRDAALFEAHQAVQLSQAAAAGAEAEVSSYQQASPFGGGMGTRGSAGADLGGIVTGMLLGGLFSGGGGGFGGGGGGFGGGGGGGGFGGGGGGGGGRSSGGGRF from the coding sequence GTGAGCACGAGCGCAACGACCGGCCGACGATCGACGATCCGAGCGGTCACCGCCGTGACCACGGCGATCCTGACCCTGGTCGGCGCGGTCGCCCTCGGCGCGGTCCCCGCCCACGCGGTGGAACCGGTCGACCTCTCGGGCGCCTATGTGGTCGACCAGGCCGACGTGCTGTCGAGCGCGGACGAGACCGAGGTCACCGACGCACTCGACCGGCTCTCGACCGACACCGGCGTCAACCTCTTCGTCGTCTACGTCGACTCGTTCTCCTCCCCCGCCGACCGCACGGCCTGGGGTGAGGCCACGGCGTCCCTGAACCAGCTCGGCACGAACGACGTCCTACTCTCGGTGGCGGTCGACGACCAGCTCTACGACCTCTCGGCCGACACGTCCGTGATCTCGGAATCCGACCGACAGGCGCTCCAGACCGACGTCGTCGTCCCCGAGCTGCGTGACGGCGACTGGGCCGGCGCCGCCGTCGCCCTGGCCGACGGCATCCGCAGCGACGAGGCCGGCCCCGACCTCAGCTGGGTGCTCTGGGCGCTGCTCGTGCTGGTCCTCGTCGCGGTGGCCCTCGCCTTCGTGTTCGTGGTCCGCCGGGCACGACGTCGACGCCGCGAGTTCGACGCCCAGAAGGCCGATCAGGACGAACTCGACAAGCGCGCGGCACGCGTGCTGGTCGCCCTCGACGACGAGTTGACCGCGGGCGAACACGAGGTCGGCTTCGCCGCCGCACAGTTCGGCGACGACGCGGCCCGGCCGTTCGCCGAGGCACTCGACGCGGCCCGGGTGCACGCTCGCGAGGCGTTCGCCCTGCAGCAGAAGCTGGACGACTCCGTCCCCGACTCCCCCGAGCAACGCCGCGAGTGGACCACCCGCATCATCGAGTTGTGCGAGGCGGCCGACACGTCGCTCGCCGAGCAGTCCGCCGCGTTCGACGAGCTGCGCGAGGCCGAGAGTCGCGCTCCGCGCGACGTGGCGGCCCTCCCCGGCGAGATCGAGACCCGACGGGCCCGGCTCGTGAAGGCCCGCACCGTCATCGGCGAGCTGACCACGATCTACTCGGCGCGGGCGGTCGCGTCTATCGACCAGAACGACGACCAGGCCGATCGCCTGCTCGAGTTCGCCGACGAGCGGACCCGCACGGCGGCGACCGCGGTGGCGTCGTCCTCCACCTCAGAGGCCGTCATCGCCGTCCGTGAGGCCCGTCAGGCCCTGGCGCAGGTCGACCAGTTGCTGAGCGCGGTCGACGGGGCCGCCGAGTCGCTGCGGACGGCGGGCGGCACGATCTCGGCGATGACCCTCGACCTGCGGCGAGACATCGCCACCGCCGAAGGCCTGCCCGACGGCTCGGCCCCGCAGGGCGTCGACGTCGCCGGCTCCGTCTCGGCCGCACGGGCCTCCGTCGCGCGGGCCGAGACGACGACCGACGACCCGCTCGCCGTCGTCGCGTCGCTCGGTGCCGCCAACGACCGCATCGACCAGGTGCTCGCCGCCGTGCGCGAAGACACCGAGAAACAGCGACGGGCCCAGGCGGCGCTCGACCAGGCGCTGCTGACCGCCCGCAGCCAGATCAGCGCCACCCGCGACTTCATCGAGACGCGTCGTGGCGGCATCGGCCCGCAGCCGCGCACCCGGTTGTCCGAGGCCGAACGCCACCTGGCCACCGCGGTGTCGCTCGCGACGTCCGACCGCGACGCCGCCTTGTTCGAGGCCCACCAGGCCGTCCAGCTGTCGCAGGCTGCGGCGGCCGGCGCCGAGGCCGAGGTCTCGTCCTACCAGCAGGCGAGCCCGTTCGGAGGCGGCATGGGCACCCGCGGGTCGGCCGGGGCCGACCTCGGCGGCATCGTCACCGGCATGCTGCTTGGTGGACTCTTCAGCGGGGGTGGCGGCGGCTTCGGCGGTGGAGGCGGCGGCTTCGGCGGGGGCGGCGGAGGCGGCGGCTTCGGCGGTGGCGGCGGCGGAGGCGGCGGCCGCAGCTCCGGCGGCGGCCGGTTCTAG
- a CDS encoding EamA family transporter, which produces MNPSPLGRVPSPLLAVAAIVSVQFGAALAKTHFEALGPLGAAALRLAFGATLLVLVFRPRPWRWPRRTWLGVLVLGLALAGMNSLIYLAIDVVPLGVAVTLEFLGPLVVALVQTRRWWDAAWALLALAGVVLLGSDSTGSIPIAGVLLALGAGAFWACYILANAALGRGRDPMGALSTAMLVAAVVVVPFGAHDATVAVRADPRLLLVFLVVAALTSAIPYALESVALRRLPTRVFGVLSSLGPAVAALAGLVVLGEALGVREVVALACVTTASVGVTIAAGRRRRRGALPEAPTA; this is translated from the coding sequence GTGAACCCCAGCCCCCTCGGCCGTGTGCCGTCGCCCCTGCTCGCCGTCGCGGCGATCGTCTCGGTGCAGTTCGGGGCGGCCCTCGCCAAGACACATTTCGAGGCCCTGGGGCCCCTGGGCGCCGCTGCACTCCGCCTCGCGTTCGGCGCCACCCTCCTGGTGCTGGTCTTCCGCCCGCGCCCGTGGCGGTGGCCGCGCCGCACCTGGCTCGGAGTGCTCGTGCTGGGTCTCGCCCTGGCCGGGATGAACTCTCTCATCTACCTGGCGATCGACGTCGTGCCGCTCGGGGTGGCGGTCACCCTCGAGTTCCTCGGTCCGCTCGTCGTCGCCCTTGTGCAGACCAGGCGGTGGTGGGACGCGGCTTGGGCCCTGCTCGCCCTCGCCGGGGTCGTGCTGCTCGGCTCCGATTCGACCGGCTCGATCCCGATCGCTGGTGTGCTGCTCGCCCTCGGTGCCGGGGCGTTCTGGGCCTGTTACATCCTGGCGAACGCGGCCTTGGGGCGGGGACGCGACCCGATGGGTGCCCTCTCGACCGCCATGCTCGTCGCTGCGGTCGTCGTGGTGCCGTTCGGAGCACACGACGCGACGGTGGCCGTCCGGGCCGACCCGCGCCTCCTGCTGGTCTTCCTGGTGGTGGCGGCGCTGACCTCGGCGATCCCGTACGCCCTCGAATCGGTGGCGCTGCGGCGACTGCCGACCCGGGTGTTCGGGGTGCTGTCCAGCTTGGGGCCGGCGGTGGCCGCGCTGGCCGGGCTCGTCGTGCTGGGCGAGGCGCTCGGGGTGCGCGAAGTCGTGGCCCTGGCCTGCGTGACCACCGCGAGCGTCGGGGTGACCATCGCGGCCGGACGTCGGCGGCGTCGCGGGGCCCTGCCCGAGGCCCCGACGGCCTGA
- a CDS encoding recombinase family protein, translating to MTVVGYARISRDDPSSDRQTERLRVGGCEQIFVDHSTGTRQSRPEFAKAIGSLREGDVFVVTNVDRIGRSVAELVGVMATLDALGVAFRSIDEQIDELNAYGRFFFRVTAALARFDEQVGGELHRAETRKRQEARVAQTPKPPVSRRRLDAARQLRAEGASMRQAAEHVAVPERVLRRELERDEADRARRQQPD from the coding sequence GTGACCGTCGTCGGGTACGCCCGCATCTCGCGAGACGACCCGTCGTCCGACCGGCAGACGGAGCGCCTCCGGGTCGGCGGATGCGAGCAGATCTTCGTCGACCACTCCACCGGCACGAGGCAGTCCCGCCCCGAGTTCGCCAAGGCCATCGGCAGCCTGCGCGAGGGCGACGTCTTCGTCGTGACGAACGTCGACCGCATCGGCCGCTCGGTCGCCGAGTTGGTCGGTGTGATGGCGACCCTCGACGCGCTCGGCGTCGCCTTCCGCTCGATCGACGAGCAGATCGACGAGCTCAACGCCTACGGCCGCTTCTTCTTCCGCGTCACCGCCGCCTTGGCCCGCTTCGACGAGCAGGTCGGCGGCGAGCTGCACCGCGCCGAGACCCGCAAACGCCAGGAGGCGCGGGTGGCGCAGACCCCGAAGCCCCCGGTCTCGAGACGCCGCCTCGACGCGGCCCGCCAGCTGCGTGCCGAGGGTGCCAGCATGCGTCAGGCCGCCGAGCACGTCGCCGTCCCCGAGCGCGTCCTGCGCCGCGAGCTCGAGCGCGACGAAGCCGACCGCGCCCGCCGCCAGCAGCCCGACTGA
- a CDS encoding pyridoxine/pyridoxamine 5'-phosphate oxidase, which produces MTDDTSTDRAENGIRSDRTAPDGPTLRDRLRSAKVFHPELPTFDVDDVADDAVDQFVAWLVEAVDQDVAQPHAMVISTSSSDGDVTARTLLLKDVDDGALWFATSSISPKGRQIAENPRVALTLYWREQGRQVRVLGRATPGPRDVSEKDFTARHPDSRAVAVTQPQSSPITDEAETRRRLAEAKAAIESDDTLVPDDWTAWRVDPTSIEFWQATTGRDQVRLRYDRDGDGWTRASLWP; this is translated from the coding sequence GTGACCGACGACACCAGCACCGACCGAGCCGAGAACGGCATCCGCTCCGACCGCACCGCCCCCGACGGCCCGACCCTGCGCGACCGCCTCCGCTCGGCCAAGGTCTTCCACCCCGAGTTGCCCACCTTCGACGTCGACGACGTGGCCGACGACGCGGTCGACCAGTTCGTCGCGTGGCTCGTCGAGGCCGTCGACCAGGACGTCGCCCAGCCGCACGCCATGGTGATCTCGACCTCGTCGTCCGACGGTGACGTGACGGCCCGTACCCTGTTGCTCAAGGACGTCGACGACGGTGCCCTCTGGTTCGCCACCTCGTCGATCAGCCCGAAGGGACGCCAGATCGCCGAGAACCCGCGGGTGGCCCTCACCCTCTACTGGCGTGAGCAGGGCCGCCAGGTCCGCGTGCTCGGTCGGGCGACGCCCGGCCCTCGCGACGTCAGCGAGAAGGACTTCACCGCTCGCCACCCCGACTCCCGTGCCGTCGCGGTGACGCAGCCGCAGAGCAGTCCGATCACCGACGAGGCCGAGACTCGCCGTCGTCTGGCCGAGGCCAAGGCGGCCATCGAGTCCGACGACACCCTCGTGCCCGACGACTGGACCGCCTGGCGGGTGGACCCCACCTCGATCGAGTTCTGGCAGGCCACCACGGGCCGCGACCAGGTGCGCCTGCGGTACGACCGCGACGGCGACGGCTGGACCCGCGCCTCCTTGTGGCCCTGA
- a CDS encoding gamma-glutamyl-gamma-aminobutyrate hydrolase family protein: MPSYRAPSTRPSDPTVASMRLAVVEVTRHRPQAPEYHAYVDDMNSRVRATAEAAGWQATRFAAGDLGTDELLRVTADADAIVVLGGEDLSPRLYGGATGYPGEGRHDPVADEAQLALVRRAVARRTPLLGVCRGHQVINVALGGDLVQHLDDHDGVHRTPDAPVDQLMHPHAVGLEPGSRLARALGTAPVVQSAHHQAVGRLGRGLRVVGRASDGTVEAVEHDSAPVVGVQWHPEDRGAPVGQLEALLASLAASVESGRLAATAASRTDQEALVA; the protein is encoded by the coding sequence ATGCCCTCGTACCGCGCCCCGTCGACCCGCCCGAGCGATCCCACCGTCGCCTCGATGCGTCTCGCCGTGGTCGAGGTCACGAGACACCGGCCGCAGGCCCCCGAATACCACGCCTACGTCGACGACATGAACTCCCGGGTGAGGGCGACCGCCGAGGCCGCGGGCTGGCAGGCGACGCGCTTCGCCGCGGGCGACCTCGGCACCGACGAGCTGCTGCGCGTGACCGCCGACGCCGACGCGATCGTCGTCCTCGGCGGCGAGGACCTCTCACCCCGTCTCTACGGAGGCGCGACCGGCTACCCGGGGGAGGGTCGCCACGACCCCGTGGCCGACGAGGCCCAGCTCGCCCTCGTGCGCCGCGCGGTCGCCCGCCGCACCCCTCTGCTGGGCGTCTGCCGCGGCCACCAGGTGATCAACGTCGCCCTCGGCGGGGACCTCGTGCAACACCTGGACGACCACGACGGGGTGCACCGCACCCCCGACGCGCCGGTCGACCAGCTCATGCACCCGCACGCCGTCGGGCTCGAGCCCGGCAGTCGCCTCGCCCGGGCCCTCGGCACCGCGCCGGTCGTGCAGAGCGCGCACCACCAGGCCGTCGGCCGCCTGGGCCGAGGCCTCCGCGTCGTCGGCCGCGCCTCCGACGGCACCGTCGAGGCCGTCGAGCACGACTCGGCCCCCGTCGTCGGCGTGCAGTGGCACCCCGAAGACAGAGGAGCCCCGGTCGGTCAGCTCGAGGCGTTGTTGGCTTCCTTGGCCGCCTCCGTCGAGTCGGGGCGCCTCGCCGCGACCGCCGCCTCGCGAACGGACCAGGAGGCGCTGGTCGCCTAG
- the argS gene encoding arginine--tRNA ligase: MTPAELSTSLLAVVQGVLERRGTVDVAVTEGDVALERPKNRDHGDWASNVAMKFAKRVGTNPRELATEIAAELAEVDGVADVDVAGPGFINIRLDAAAAGLLARSIVEQGEAYGRGDYYRGVTIDLEFVSANPTGPIHLGGVRWAAVGDSLARVFQAQGALVTREYYFNDHGGQIDRFARSLIARSFGEPTPEDGYGGEYIAEIAARVAAAHEGDLRALPREEAQEVFRAAGVDFMFADIKSSLHDFGVDFDVYFHENSLHESKAVERAVARLRELGHVYESEGATWLRTTEFGDDRDRVIVKSDGEAAYIAGDLAYYLDKRERGFERNLIMLGADHHGYVGRMMAMCAAFGDEPGVNLEILIGQMVNLLRDGEPMRMSKRAGTVVTMEDLVDAVGVDAGRYSLVRSPVNSSIDIDLDLLTKRSNDNPVFYVQYAHARTRAVARNAEAAGVTRDAFDASLLTHETESALLGALSELPRVVVQAAELREPHRVARYVEELAGTYHRWYDNCRVTPLGDDEVTDLHRTRLWLNDAAGQVIRNGLGLLGVSAPDRM, encoded by the coding sequence GTGACTCCCGCCGAACTCTCCACGTCCCTGCTCGCCGTCGTCCAGGGCGTCCTCGAGCGCCGAGGCACCGTCGACGTGGCGGTGACCGAGGGTGACGTGGCGCTCGAGCGGCCGAAGAACCGCGACCACGGTGACTGGGCATCGAACGTGGCGATGAAGTTCGCCAAGCGCGTGGGCACGAACCCGCGCGAGCTCGCCACCGAGATCGCCGCCGAGCTGGCCGAGGTCGACGGGGTCGCCGACGTCGACGTCGCGGGCCCCGGATTCATCAACATCCGCCTCGACGCCGCCGCCGCGGGTCTCCTCGCGCGGTCCATCGTCGAGCAGGGCGAGGCGTACGGGCGCGGCGACTACTACCGCGGCGTCACGATCGACCTCGAGTTCGTCTCGGCCAACCCCACCGGCCCCATCCACCTCGGCGGCGTGCGCTGGGCCGCCGTGGGCGACAGCCTGGCCCGCGTGTTCCAGGCCCAGGGCGCGCTCGTCACCCGCGAGTACTACTTCAACGACCACGGCGGGCAGATCGACCGCTTCGCCCGCAGCCTCATCGCCCGCTCGTTCGGCGAGCCGACCCCGGAGGACGGCTACGGCGGCGAGTACATCGCCGAAATCGCCGCCCGGGTCGCCGCGGCGCACGAGGGCGACCTGCGCGCCCTACCGCGGGAGGAGGCCCAGGAGGTCTTCCGCGCGGCCGGCGTGGACTTCATGTTCGCCGACATCAAGTCCTCGCTGCACGACTTCGGCGTCGACTTCGACGTCTACTTCCACGAGAACTCGTTGCACGAGTCGAAGGCCGTCGAGCGCGCCGTCGCCCGCCTGCGTGAACTCGGCCACGTCTACGAGTCCGAAGGCGCGACCTGGCTGCGCACCACCGAGTTCGGCGACGACCGCGACCGCGTCATCGTCAAGAGCGACGGCGAGGCCGCCTACATCGCCGGCGACCTGGCCTACTACCTCGACAAGCGCGAGCGCGGCTTCGAGCGCAACCTGATCATGCTCGGCGCCGACCACCACGGCTACGTCGGCCGCATGATGGCGATGTGCGCGGCGTTCGGCGACGAACCCGGCGTCAACCTCGAGATCCTCATCGGCCAGATGGTCAACCTGCTGCGCGACGGCGAACCGATGCGCATGTCCAAGCGCGCGGGCACCGTCGTCACGATGGAGGACCTCGTCGACGCGGTCGGCGTCGACGCCGGCCGGTACTCGTTGGTCCGCAGCCCGGTGAACAGCTCGATCGACATCGACCTCGACCTGCTCACCAAGCGCAGCAACGACAACCCGGTCTTCTACGTCCAGTACGCCCACGCCCGCACCCGCGCGGTGGCCCGCAACGCCGAGGCCGCCGGGGTCACGCGCGACGCGTTCGACGCCTCGCTGCTCACGCACGAGACCGAGAGCGCCCTGCTCGGCGCCCTGTCCGAGCTCCCGCGCGTCGTCGTCCAGGCCGCCGAACTGCGCGAGCCGCACCGTGTCGCGCGCTACGTCGAAGAGCTCGCCGGCACCTACCACCGCTGGTACGACAACTGCCGCGTCACGCCGCTCGGCGACGACGAGGTCACGGACCTGCACCGCACCCGCCTGTGGCTCAACGACGCGGCGGGCCAGGTCATCCGCAACGGGCTCGGACTGCTGGGCGTCTCGGCACCGGACCGCATGTGA